The bacterium genomic interval GGATAGCCACTACCTCAACCCTGCCCATTTTATAAATCCTGGTTAATCCGTGGGTCATAATTACCATATCGACTTATCTTTCGTTGATCTATCTTCCGGAATTTTCAAGCTTACCTCATCCCCTTCCGCAAGACCTCTAACTATTTCTATATTATACAGGTTAGAAGAGCCTGTTTCCACCCATTGTCTTACATATCCTGTTCCTTTCTTTAAAAAGACCATCTGGCGACCATCCTTTTCCCTAAAAACCGCTTCTACCGGAAGAGAAGGAACCCCCCTTTTCAGGTAATTAACTATCTTTACTCTGGCTGTCATATAAGGCCTTAGCCAGGAAGCAGGATTTAGAATCTTAACCTCCGTCCAAAAGACCTTTCTTCTTTCTACCATATCCGCAGCTAAGGAGACCTTTGAAACTATCCCCTTAAAAACCTCTCTGACAGGAGGAACCTCTATCTCAATCTCCGCCTCCTGGCCTTTCTTCACCTTTGAAATGTCGATCTCATTTATAGCTACCTTTACTAACATCTGCTTCAGATCAGCCACGATTAACAGCGGCTTAGATAAGTCGCCATAGCCAATGATCTCTCCTTCTTCTACATTTTTTTGAATCACTATACCTGAAACAGGGGATTGAACGACAGCATTCTGTAATTGATTTTCAGCTAATTCAAGGGCCTCTTCTTTCTCCCTGACTTCTGCTTTAGCTATAGCCAGGTCTTCTTTCCTGGTTCCTTTTTTAATCAGATTCAACCTGGCCTGAATGGCCTCACATTCACTCATGGCCAGGTTATATTCTGCCTCTGCTGTTCTTAACTCCTTGCCTGTTGCTCCCCCGGCCAGAAACAACTCAGTTTTATTGTGCCGATTATTCTCTGCCTCAGCCAGTCTTATCCTGGCTGCCCTAAGCCGGGCCTTTACCTCCGAGACCTCTTCTTCACAGGGGCCGGCCTTAAGCTTGGCCAGATTCATTCTGGCGGCATATAGATTAGCCTTCGCTCTTTCAAGGGTATGCAAAAGCTCCTCTTTATTCAACCGGATCAGAACCGCTCCCTTTTCTACCCGGTCACCTTCTTCTGCCAATATTTCCTTTATTCGTCCCCTGAATTCAGAAGTGATCTTGGCCTCATTAGCCGGTGAGAGGTAACCCGTCTCAATCAGGGTTTCAACAATATCTTTCTTCTTTACTCTCACCAGCGGGACTTCCTGCTGACACTTTTTCTCATTCTCCTTTTTATAAAAGAAGAAGGCAGAGATAAAGGTAATGATTATTATCCCCCCTATTCCAATCAGGATAAACTTTTTCACTCTATCGTTATCCTTTTTCCTCCAAGACCGGTGATATGTTCCAGACCAGCCAGGGCAATCAAATAACTATATCTTGTAGCAGTCAGATGTGCCTTCGCCCTTTCCAGTTCTATTTCAGAGGTAACAAGGTTTAACTCAGTAATTTCTTTCAGCTCATATCTTTTCCTCTCTATCATCAGCTTCTCC includes:
- a CDS encoding efflux RND transporter periplasmic adaptor subunit, with product MKKFILIGIGGIIIITFISAFFFYKKENEKKCQQEVPLVRVKKKDIVETLIETGYLSPANEAKITSEFRGRIKEILAEEGDRVEKGAVLIRLNKEELLHTLERAKANLYAARMNLAKLKAGPCEEEVSEVKARLRAARIRLAEAENNRHNKTELFLAGGATGKELRTAEAEYNLAMSECEAIQARLNLIKKGTRKEDLAIAKAEVREKEEALELAENQLQNAVVQSPVSGIVIQKNVEEGEIIGYGDLSKPLLIVADLKQMLVKVAINEIDISKVKKGQEAEIEIEVPPVREVFKGIVSKVSLAADMVERRKVFWTEVKILNPASWLRPYMTARVKIVNYLKRGVPSLPVEAVFREKDGRQMVFLKKGTGYVRQWVETGSSNLYNIEIVRGLAEGDEVSLKIPEDRSTKDKSIW